In Dama dama isolate Ldn47 chromosome 9, ASM3311817v1, whole genome shotgun sequence, the following proteins share a genomic window:
- the LOC133061582 gene encoding olfactory receptor 7A17-like, which produces MEPKNLTGVSEFHLLGFSEEPELQPLVFGLFLSMYLITVFGNLLIILAVSSDSHLHTPMYFFLSNLSFVDICFTSTTIPKMLWNIQTQSKVITFEGCITQVYFFTLFVVLDILLLTIMAYDRFVAICHPLHYTVLMNPRLYGLLVLVSWLIGVLHSLLESLMVLKLSFCTVLEIPHFFCELNQMIQLASSDPFLNNILIYFAAVLLVGGPLFGILYSYYKILSSIRGISSVQGKYKAFSTCASHLSVVSLFYCTGLGVYLSSAGTHSLHSSATASVMYTVVTPMLNPFIYSLRNKDLKRGLKILFEEVTLKCHFVLGLKKCP; this is translated from the coding sequence ATGGAACCGAAGAACCTAACGGGGGTTTCAGAATTTCACCTTCTGGGATTTTCAGAGGAACCAGAACTGCAACCTCTCGTATTTGGACTTTTTCTCTCCATGTACCTGATCACTGTGTTTGGAAACCTGCTCATCATCTTGGCTGTCAGCTCGgactcccacctccacacccccatgtacttcttcctctccaacctgtcTTTTGTAGACATCTGcttcacctccaccaccatcccaAAGATGTTGTGGAACATCCAGACCCAGAGCAAAGTCATAACATTTGAAGGCTGCATTACCCAGGTGtattttttcacactctttgtaGTACTGGACATTTTACTGCTGACCATCATGGCCTATGACCGATTTGTGGCCATCTGTCACCCCCTGCACTACACAGTCCTCATGAACCCCCGGCTCTACGGACTGTTGGTGCTGGTGTCCTGGCTCATCGGTGTCCTTCATTCCTTGTTAGAAAGCTTAATGGTGTTGAAACTGTCCTTCTGTACAGTCTTAGAAATCCCCCACTTTTTCTGTGAACTCAATCAGATGATACAACTTGCTAGTTCTGACCCCTTTCTCAATAACATACTGATATATTTTGCAGCTGTCCTGTTGGTTGGTGGTCCCCTCTTTGGTATCCTTTACTCATATTATAAGATACTTTCCTCCATACGTGGAATCTCATCAGTTCAGGGGAAGTATAAAGCATTTTCCACCTGTGCATCTCACCTCTCTGTTGTCTCCTTATTTTATTGTACAGGTTTAGGAGTATACCTTAGCTCTGCTGGTACCCACAGCTTACACTCAAGTGCAACAGCCTCAGTGATGTACACTGTGGTCACACCCATGCTGAATCCCTTCATCTACAGTCTGAGAAATAAAGACTTAAAGAGGGGTCTGAAAATACTCTTTGAAGAGGTAACTCTAAAATGTCATTTTGTCCTTGGGCTTAAGAAGTGCCCATGA